CTAATTAGTACTTGTAAGtctaattcattccttttaattgctgttaaatgaatataccacagtttgtttctctattttcctGTTGACAGATGGTTAGATTATCTCCAACTTTCTACTATCACAAACAGCTTTGTAAGACCATGTCTCAAACTTTATTGTGCATATGAATCACCTGTTGGTGTTAGGTTGGTGTtggtcactcattcatgtccaactttttgcaaccccatggactgtagcccgccaggctcctctgtccatgggattttcccaggcaaggatactagagtgggttgccatttccttctccaggggatcttctcgacccagtgCATTaacaggcggattgtttacctcCAAGCCACTAGactattttattatgaaaactttcaaacatatAATAGTTAAAACAACAGTACCGAGAACACAGAGTTGTCCACCACTAATACTTAATATGTTTGTTTTATCATCTCTTCATCCATCCCTCTTTTcatcaaacttttattttattttttaaatttttatttattttgttttcctattttattttttaagtgtgcTTCAAAATCAGTTGCAGATGAGTCCATTTGTAAAACACTTTAGTACACATAATAGAGATTAACTATGacatttgttttacatttctctttttgaggtttaatttttaaaactcacacATCATGAATAATTCTTACAAAAATGTGGAAGTGGtataactatgtatggtgatggttattaactagacttattgtgatgatcatgTCATAATACATACAAACACTGAATCATTAcattgtatgcctgaaactaatatagtgttatatgttaattatatctaaattaagacaaaacaaaaccaaaaaaacactgaaatattgTCACAAATGAAGCTAAGAGCCTTTGACAGTCATCCCCTGGTATCTCTACCCTTCCCCAGAATAACCACTATTATGTGGAATTTCCTTCTATAGCATTTTCTATGCTTTTGGACCCTTGGGGCTTTATAGGGAAAGAAAGGGCAGTGGTTACAAGAGCAGGATTGGCCTTTGGGGTCAGGCTGTGTTGAATCATAGTTGTATTCTTGCAGCAAGATTCGGCCAATGCGTTTTTTTCAggcgagggggtgggggtggggacggaGACCTGCTGTGCAAGGTCTTTCTAGTTCAATACTCAGCGCTGCGTTTGGCAAACAGTAGTTGCTCAATACAAGTTAACCATTATGGTTGAAATAATtgtcttcccaggtggggctagtggtaaaaaatctgcctgcgacATAAGagacgccagttcaatccctgggtcaggaagatcccttggagaaggaaatggcaacccactccagtattcttgcctggagaatcccttggactgaggagcctgtccggctacagtccatggggtaacaaaagagtcagacacgacttagcagctaaacaacaaaaatactattgtttcttttttctttaaccttgAAGGTATCCTTTTACCACTCCTTCCTGCATGTCTTGAGGAGTTACCCATGTTTGAATCTTTGAATCCTCTTTGTTCTTAGTTGCTATCTACATGGCTGTTATCACTGGACATTTTTGCTGTTAAAACCAGGATGTCAGAAACCAACATTTCTGTAAGGTAAATTCCACAAAACAGGTATTACTAGGTTAGGCAGTGTGTTCATTTAAACCAACTaaagaatttgtttaaaaaacataaGTGGGGGAGGAGCCAAAGATAAATGCACAGAATTGAAAATGTACAAAATTATAAACATTGGAAAGTAAGGTCTCTCCCTGCTTCTGTCACCCAAGTCACCTTGTTCTTTCCCAGAAAGGCAGTAGATGGTCccgtatttttaaaaacagaacaggtGCCAGTGGGtgtccatattttaaatttcagtaaaaACCAGATTGCATTTCAAAGTAGCCAGACCAAGTCCCACCAGCAGGACCCAAGAACTGCTTCTTCACATCCTGGCTAGTGTTTGATATCATGAAACTTAAAggattttctcattttgtctttttacaaGTAAAAATGACTCAACTTCTGGCTTTGTGGCCATTTGATATTTTGCCAACAGTGGCTTCCACTCTTGTGAGTTACCTTTTAGTGGCCAGTGTTTCTAGTGAGTCCCTTTCCTCAGCCCAGATTTGCAGGTCTAAATTTGATCATTAAGATTTGATTCCTCTATCAAGAGTAGTTAacaggggggagggataaattaggagtttgagattaaaatatacatactactatatagaaaatagataaccaacaaggacctactgtatagcacagggagcaaTACGCAATATCTTGTAATCTAAAATGGAAtagaatgtaaaaaatatatacagatccagccatatgtatatatatatatatatatatacatatatatatatatacatatggacttccctggtggctcagataataaagaatctgcctgaaaaaaataaaataaaataaaattaaaaaaaatctgcctgaaattcagaagatctgggtttgatccctggtcagaaaggtctcctggagaagggaatgactacccactctagtattcttgcctagagaactccatggacagaggagcctggtgggtgacagtctatggagtcacaaagagtcagacatgactgagtgattaactctttcacttttatgtatatattatatatatacatgtgtgtatatatatatatattgctgtaCACCAAAATAGCAATCACTGAATCACTTCTCTCTGCACCAAAGCTAATGCACtataacacactgtaaatcaactatatttcaatgaaagtgtgaaaaacatgaatttAGGAATAAAAGGATTAGGAATACCAGGAACCCAATAGAAAAGGAGTAGCTGAGAGACAGCAGACTATCATCTTGCCTGGTCATAGATTTTGCtaataaaaaattcatatttaccAAAAAAGTCAACAAATTCTACGGTatgcaatttcttttttctgcttttttttttttttaaagataaactgtacatacaataaaatacatgaaatactagttatagtttgtttgttttctacaagTCTAACTTCCCAGGGTTAAATTTTGCAGCTTTCACTATTActaagctatgattttttttttttaaacctagatCTAATTTACCCTGGGCAGTTTTaaccattttcagtttttattttgtgttgctcATTTCTATGAGGAGGTGGTCATTAAGAATGGGATAGGCACTTCCTTGGTgattcagtagttaagactccagaCTTTTACTGCAGGaggcgagggtttgatccctggttggtgaactaagatcccacataccacatgggatggccaaaaaaaagaaaaagagataaaaatattgCTGGGtggattcactttttaaaaaaaatcttaaaaagatataaagttttattaaaccTGGAATCAATAGTATTATTTCATAAATTAGACAGCAGTAACATTTTCCTAGGGTATATATACAGGTCACAATGGTTTTCATTGTGCAAGGACTTGAAAGCTTTAGAAacaggctttttgttgttgttgtttcacttTCTTACTTATTCCAGAAAGTAATGAGACTCACTGTCCTGGTAAAGACAGATATGTTATGATGATATCCACCATTGCTTTTGTTCAAACTTAAAGGTCAAAGTGGTGGGGTTAAACCATCCTGTTACTCCTGGAAAGGCATCTGGTTGAgtgaggctggggagggaaggacagaatTCCCAGGGAGCCTCAGAACCCCAGCTGGGGCTTGTCTGTCTCCAGGCGGGTGGGGTCCCTGGAAGATGCCCCATGTCTCTGGTCCAGACACCCTCCCACCTCTGGCTCTTGCAGATGCGGCCCAAAGTCATGTGGCACCTTCTCCGCCGCTACATGGCATCCAGGCTCCATTCCCTGCGGATGGGCGGCTACCTGTTCTCAGGCTCCCAGGCTCCCCAGCTGTCCCCTGCCCTGATGAGGGCCCTGGGTCAGAAGTGCCCCAACCTCCAGCGCCTCTGCCTGCACGTGGCCAACCTGAGCATGGTGCCCATCGCCAGCCTGCCCTGCACCCTGCGGACCCTGGAGCTGCACAGCTGTGAGATCTCCATGGCCTGGCTCCATAAAGAGCAGGACCCCACGGTGCTGCCCCTGCTCGAGCGCATCGTGCTGGACCGCGTCCCTGCCTTCCGCGACGAGCACCTGCAGGGCCTCACGCGCTTTCGCGCCCTGCGCTCGCTGGTGCTGGGCGGCACTTACCGTGTGACCGAGACCGGGCTGGATATGGGCCTGCAGGAGCTGAACTACCTGCAGAGGCTGGAGGTGCTGGGCTGTACCCTCTCGGCCGACAGCACCCTCCTGGCCATCAGCCGCCACCTCCGAGACGTGCGGAAGATCCGGCTGACTGTACGGGGCCTCTCGGCCCCTGGCCTGTCTGTCCTGGAGGGCATGCCCACCCTGGAGAGTCTGTGCCTGCTGGGACCGCTTGTTACCCCGGAAATGCCTTCCCCGCAGGAGATCCTAGCCTCCTGCCTCACCATGCCCAAGCTCAGGGTCCTTGAGctgcaggggctgggctgggagggtcAGGAGGCAGAAAGAATCCTGTCTAAGGGGCTACCCCACTGTGTGGTCATTGTCAGGGCTTTGCCCAAAGAGTCCATGGACTGGTGGATGTGACTGCACCCCCAACCCCCGACCCGGGGACCCCCTTCTTAACTTTCATTAATGAGATCCAGACCCTCTGGGCAGCACCTTGCCAGTAGGCAAGTAATCAGGTTGGAGCGACCTGAAGACCACGGGTAGAGAGAACCCAGGCCTTGGCATCTTCAGGTCATCGGAATCATGGTTCACCAGCTGTATGGCCTCTGTGACATGAGCCAGCCTCTCGGAGGCCCTATCCTCACATCTGGAAATGAAGAAAACCACAGCTACCTCATGGTTACCTTGCAGAGCCTTAATGTTTACCACCCCCAGGCCCAACAAAGGCCCTCCATGAAGAGCTGTTCTCAGGAACAGGACGGTGCGGAAGGGCAGATTAGGAGTTAGGGAGACCTGAGGGGCCGAGACCCCTTAGGAAGCCTGGAAGGGCTATCTGTGCATGCACACCGGCACACTAACATGTCATTGACACGCAGACACACCACTGACAGACCTACATGCACACAGGAGACACGGAAAGGAGGGCAGATACAACTCACGCTTTGATGATCAAAATGTTAGTAAAGATTTGAAGCTGTCCTTTCTGTGTTTTGTGTTCTGGATTTTCCCAATTTTCCATAGTGTGATTTTGCTATTAAAgacaaataatcatttttttaaaaaaagcgtttggtttatttattcaacaaatgtgtcTCAAGCTATTTTGCAGGGACTATTCTAGGCACTGGGACCACAGCAATGAATGAAACACACACAAGGAAGAAGGCAGGGTGATCAACAGGTGAACACATGCATGGAATAGTTTTAGAGACTTTGAGCTAATAAACTAGGGCCACATGATGGACGCATATGTGTTTGGTTGGGTAGGCAGGGTGGGCTTCTCTGAGGGGAAACCTGGGAGGCAATATGGAACCAGCCCTGGGGAGCGctaggaaagacagaaaaagcaaagacCTAAGATGGAAATAATGAACTTGGCATTTTCTGAGGATGGAAAGAAGATCCGAGTGGCAGAGGGAACAAGGGGTGAACAATAGAAAGTGAAATCAGACATGATGGGGAGACGTTGGAAGGGCCTCACAGGTGGCTTTGGTTTTAGGGGTTCAGTAAGTAGCAACTCATTTTCCTGCCTTTTGAGTCTGAACCACTTGAAAGATGCAGGTGGCAGACAGATAGCGATCCTAAATGCCTACCCTTGaaatgaggtgtttttttttttgaagtagagttgatttacatgttgtgttcatttctgccatacagcaaagtgactcatgactcagttatacatatatgtatgcatatccttttttttttcttcaacatgGCATGTGtcatcttagtttcccaaccagggatcaaacctgtgccccctgcggtGGAAGTGAAAGAAGCTTATAGTGAATGGTGTTGCTGGGTTTGTGGTCCCTAAAGGATAAGATTTAACTCCAGACCAAAGACagtctcagtcactcagagctttgtgtagatttttatttgaagtgaaagtggcagaagaagcttctgacatagacatcagaaaggggCAGGAGAATACCTGGCTTGCTAGTTTGGGCAGGGCATTATATACTCTTCTGCCAGCTAgtgaaaataagtaaaagtaatACCTCAAGGTTTGTAAAAGTTTCACCATACCCTTTCCCAAGGCATACATCCTGTGATAACTTTGGCACAAGATTAGCCGGGGGGATGGTCCTGGCCAATGTCTCCGGTGGAGATATACTATTGCTGTGTCATCAGGGCTACAAGTCTTGAGAAGCAGGTTCCCAGGCAAGATTTGTTACAATTATAATTATTCCTGGAGTCTACAAAGAGCATTTCCATGAGTAAGACATTGTGCAGTCCTTAGTTCCAGACCTAAAGCAAGGCCAGTTCTCAGGCAAGATACAATGTTGCACAAGGCTTAAGGAAAGTATCAGCGAGAGTGTTCGCCTCTTTAAAGGGCCCTAAGCTTTAACTCTCTCAGAAGCagggtgtcttaaccactggaccaccaggggaatccctgtacattcttttttatatgttttcccactatggtttatcccagaatattgaatataatggacttcccagatggctcagtggtaaagaatctacctgccaatgcaggagacataagagatgctggttcgatccctgggttgggaagaccctgtggaggagggcatggcaacccactccagtattcttttttttttcactccagtattcttgcctggagaatcccatggacagaggagcctggtgggcggcagtccatagggtcacagaatcagataggactgaagcagcttagtacacattgaatatagttccctgtgctatgcaataggaccttgttgagtctttttttttttgtcttttctggccacacctcacagcttctgagatcttagttccccgaccagggatcaaacctgtgcccccagcagtggaagcatggagtcctaaccactggaccaagtgAAGTCCCTAGGACCGTGTTGTTTATCCATGAGTGTTACTTCTGACTGGAGCTGGGTGTGTATGGCTTTGCAGGCTCACcacctgcctgccagttcagcaTGCCTGCTTTGTGGTGGGCAGAgccaggagacaggaaagggggCTGAGCTGGGTACCCTTGGTTCTTTTTTCCAAGTTCACCTATCAGAAAGGACCCagatgtttcattcttttcccactgGGGCAGTCCTTCCCATCTGACCACATGAAGACCAGGGTATGACTGCTCCCCTGATGTGGCCATAGTTAGGGTCTACTTGTCCCACACTGGGTCCAAATCTAGCAGTTCCTGCCCAAGGCATCTAGGGGAACAGGTTGATCCAGGCTGGGGCATGGGCCCTGGGAACATCTCAGGAAGGGAAATGACCAAGCGATCTGTCACCTTGGTAGAGGGTGTTTGGAGATCTGGTATATACTGTTGGGAGAGGGGGTATGATGGAGAGATCGACAGAAGCCCTGGCCTCTGCTGGTCGCCCTGGAGATGGagtgttgtttaatcactaagtcatatctgactctgcaaccccatggactggagcctgccaggctcctctgttcgagggatttcccaggcaagagtactggagtatgttgccatttcctactgatATTCAGCCTGGAACAGCTCCTTTCCTGCCTTTCCAGTGGGAATGGAGCAACAGATATGGAGTTAGAGGCAGTGGTGTACCCAGAAATGTTTAATGGCTGGGGTTagcaggtggtggtgggggcggggggttgggGAGTTCTGATTCCTCCGCCCCGCGCTTGTAGCATGTGCAGATTTTTGTGGTGTAAGACTCTCTGCCATGGCTggtttcaagctaccaacagtttAACAACTTGGCTCAAGAAATTCATGAAAGTTTAGCAATCAGCTCCGCTACGCTGGCATGAACTGGCTGCAGCACACCACTAGTTAGAGGTGTGTTTTTCCCAGGATCACCTGGTGGAGGCTCATTCTATCTTAGTGGTCCCTTCCTTGAGTTTAGCTCTGAAGGTTGGTGGAGTTGTAGGACATCAGACAGCTCCTCCTCACTTGAGATCCTCCCCATCACAACCAGTGCCTTTTCCTAGATAAGGAATTGGGGACTTAAGGCTGTcctctgttttaaaatgtttctgggacttcctgggtggcacagtggataataatccaccttccaatgcaggcatcataggttcgatccctggtccgggaggatcctcttgccatggagcaactacatcacaactactgagcctgcgtcctgcaactactgaggcctgcatgcctagagcctgtgctccagagcaagagaagccatgacaatgagaagcccatgctccgcgacaaagagtagccccccatcatcacagctagagaaagcagcagccaagacccagcacaaccaaaaatatatAAGTACCTGGACCATAGTGAAGCCTTGGGGCAGGAGTCCTGGTTCTCCCCTCAAGCAATAACATTGTCTTTGAGCTGTTTTTTAGATACTGTAAgtccctacatatgaatgagttttGTTCTAAGAGTGTGTTCATAAGTTCTATTTGTTAACCTAGGTATTCAAATAACACAATTGCTGTATGGTACTATATTGTAACAGGTTTATAacaattttcacacaaataatgcagaaaaacaaacacaaaaaatatggaaaacattttaaatcttataatACGGTACCTTGAAAgtccagttcatttcagttcagtcactcagtcatgtccaactctttgcgaccccatgggctgcaacacaccaggcttccctgtccttcaccatctcccggagcttgctcaaattcatgtccttcaagtcagtgatgccatccaaccatctcaacctctgtcgtccccttctcctcctgccttcaatctttcccagcctcagagtattttgcaatgagtcagttcttcacatcaggtagccaaagtattggagtttcagcttcaacatcagtcctttgaatgaatattcaggactgatctcctttaggatggactggttggatctccttgcagtccaagggactctcaagaatcttctccaacaccacagttcaaaagcatcaatttttcggcgctcagctttctttatagtgcaactctcacatccatccatgaccactggaaaaaccatagccttgattaaatggacctttgttgtcaaagtaatgtctctgctatttatatgctgtctagtttggtcatagcttttcttccaaggaacaagtgtcttttaattgcataaCTGcggtcaccttctgcagtgattttggagcccaagaaaataaagtctgtcactgtttccattgtttcaccatctatttgccgtgaagtgatgggaccgtatgccatgatcttagctttctgaatgttgagctttaagccaactttttcactctcctctttcactttcatcaagaggctcttcagtttctcttcactttctgccataagaatggtgtcatctgcatatctgaggttattgatatttctcctggcaatcttgattccagcttgtgcttcctccagcccagtgtttctcatgatgtactctgcatataagttaaataagccgggtgacaatatacagccttgaggtactcctttcccaatttgcaaccagtccgttgttccacgtctggttctaactgttgcttcttgacctgcagacagatttctcaggaggcaggtgaggtggtctggtatttccatctctttaagaattttccacagtttgctgtgatctacacagtcaaagactttggcataatcaataaagcagaaatagatgtttttctggaattcttttgctttttctatgatccaacagatgttgacaatttgatctctggttcctgtgccttttctaaatccagcttgaacatctggaagttcatggtttatgtactattgaagcctcgcttggagaattttgagcattactttgctagcatgtgagatgagtgcaattgtgctgtagtttgaacattctttggcgttgcccttctttgtgattggaatgaaaactgaccttttccagttctgtggccactgctgagttttccaaatttcttggcatattgaatgcagcactttcaaagcatcatcttttaggatttgaaatagctcaactggaattccatctcctccactagctttgttcatagtgatgcttcctaaggcccacttgactttgcattccggatgtctggctctaggtgagtggttacaccatcgtggttatctgggtcttgaagatcttttttgtatagttcttctgtgtattcttgccacctcttcttaatatcttctgcttctgttaggtccataccatttctgttccttattgtgcccatctttgcatggtatgttcccttggtatctcttattttttggaggagacctctagtcttttccattctattgttttcctctatttctttgtattgttcactgaggaaggcttatctctctttgctattctttggacctctgcattcaaatgagtacatctttccttttctcctttgattctcttcttttctcagctatttgtaaggcctcctcagacaaccattttgcctttttgcatttctttctcttgtggatggtcttgatcacggcctcctgtacaatgtcacaaacctccatccatagttctatGAATggaggcactctatcagatctaatcccttgaatctatttgtcacttccactatataatcgtaagCGATTTGATtgaggtcgtacctgaatggtctagtggttttccctactttcttcaacttaagaaaatttattgaaaattcagTAGTACAGTACAATGGCTGGCAAACAGGAGCTGGCATctagtgaacaggcaagaagagttactggctggaggagggagaggaggtagaaaatggtagagctgaaggaccgtcagcaataggagatggagtgCAGCTGCAGTTTCGTTAACGCATGatgttgatggcacaggttctggtttcTGGCCGGAACCAGATTATGTTTGTATCTGCAAAAGTTCTCAGCTTGAAGGTTCctataggggacttactgtaacaaaacccccaccaggtgggagaaaGTAGCTGTGTGCTCTCCATAAGCACAGAGACCCCAGAATGGTTGGAACCAGAAagttgatgatgttgactcctagctacctcaccaccaaccaatcagaagaatgtccatgagctgatcatgcCTTCCTCTTTGAAGTATTACTATAACAATGCCTCACTGCCCCTTCCACATCAGGACACACAGTTTTAAGGGCATTagccctctgtggccccctttgcctggcaaagcaataaagctactcTTTTTTACTTCACACCCCcactaaaaaatacaaataaaataaaacaaaatgtaccCGGAGCTTGTTGAATCATGTATAGTAAGGTGACAGATGTGGAGACATTGGTAGGATGGCTGTTAGCATAACTGACGCCATCTTGGGCCCTTATAATTCCTCCTGTCCTTCTGCTGACCCCATGCAGAAGTGTACTGTACAGTAAACCTCTTCTCTGTCATCAAGGGCCTTGTAGTTAAGAGATATTGTTTAACAGTCGTTAGGATTGGTTGGCCTCTGTGCTCTGATAGTCCCCAAACAGCGATGAAAACTTTCACTGCTGATGTATTCCCAGTGCCCATGAGACTAGTTACTCATTTATAAATCTTGACTTAGCAATGTACATTCTGTTTCCCAGCACCTTCCCCCAGACCCTAGGTTAACTAAACATTGTCCAAAGGTCCCTCAGGGGTGAGAGTGAGGTCATGAATGCTTCTCAATTGTCATACACCTGATCCCACCCTGTGAGCAAGTTGTgagtgtgttaagttgcttcagtcatgtctgactctttgagaccttatgaaccagaaccttccaggctcctctgtccatgggatttttccaggcataaatactggagtgggttgccctgccctcttccaggggatcttcccaacccagggattgaacctgcatctcttatgtctcttgcactggcagcacaacctgggaagcccatgagcaAGTCACCCTCTAATAAATCGATCCATTGACTATATGAAGCTGCTTGCCTTGTTTTTCAGTCTCATTTCAGTGGTCACTTCAgccttctcatttcagtggtCACTTTTCATTCCCTATATCCTCCAACaactgtcttttatttatttgtttttaaaactttatttattcatttatttttggctgtgctgggtcttggcatGCACATGTGCTGGGTCTTGTGCTGCATGCAGgcattctctagctgtggctaGCAGGAggtactttctagttgtggtgcctgggcttctcattgggttggctcctcttgttgcagagcacaggctctaggcaaccattgatctcctttctgtcactagaaattattttgcttttctaagaattttgtgGAAATAGAATCAtatggtgtgtttgtgtgtgtgtgtgtatttgggagGAGAGGTCTTGTTCCTTTTACCCAGCATAAAAATTTTGAGATTTATCAAGATTGTTTCAAGGATCAAAAATTTGTTCAAAGTAATTCCTGGGTGATCAGGTGATTAGGAATcctcgcttccactgcagggggcccagcttCGATAAGATCCAGGAAGCAGTGCAAtatggcaaaaacaaacaaacaaacaaaaaaaaaccccaccaaaacTCCAAACATGAACCAACAAATTGTCCcctaaaaaccaaacaaacagaaaaaaataagtaaaaaacatttcttcctaacaaaaagaaaaaagaaaagaaaagaaaacaaacagacaaacaaaaaatatcttcctgAGTAGTAGTCCATCATATGACTAGAGGCAGTAATTTGTTATCCATTCACCTATGGATGGTTATTTGTGTTTAAACATAGAATATTTGAGTgggaatt
This genomic window from Cervus canadensis isolate Bull #8, Minnesota chromosome 4, ASM1932006v1, whole genome shotgun sequence contains:
- the FBXL12 gene encoding F-box/LRR-repeat protein 12 isoform X1; the protein is MATFADLPDSVLLEIFSYLPVRDRIRISRVCHHWKKLVDDRWLWRHVDLTLYTMRPKVMWHLLRRYMASRLHSLRMGGYLFSGSQAPQLSPALMRALGQKCPNLQRLCLHVANLSMVPIASLPCTLRTLELHSCEISMAWLHKEQDPTVLPLLERIVLDRVPAFRDEHLQGLTRFRALRSLVLGGTYRVTETGLDMGLQELNYLQRLEVLGCTLSADSTLLAISRHLRDVRKIRLTVRGLSAPGLSVLEGMPTLESLCLLGPLVTPEMPSPQEILASCLTMPKLRVLELQGLGWEGQEAERILSKGLPHCVVIVRALPKESMDWWM
- the FBXL12 gene encoding F-box/LRR-repeat protein 12 isoform X3, encoding MRPKVMWHLLRRYMASRLHSLRMGGYLFSGSQAPQLSPALMRALGQKCPNLQRLCLHVANLSMVPIASLPCTLRTLELHSCEISMAWLHKEQDPTVLPLLERIVLDRVPAFRDEHLQGLTRFRALRSLVLGGTYRVTETGLDMGLQELNYLQRLEVLGCTLSADSTLLAISRHLRDVRKIRLTVRGLSAPGLSVLEGMPTLESLCLLGPLVTPEMPSPQEILASCLTMPKLRVLELQGLGWEGQEAERILSKGLPHCVVIVRALPKESMDWWM
- the FBXL12 gene encoding F-box/LRR-repeat protein 12 isoform X2, yielding MRVWPGSPGPRSGWSDFEDHASNPVFRARLSRMRPKVMWHLLRRYMASRLHSLRMGGYLFSGSQAPQLSPALMRALGQKCPNLQRLCLHVANLSMVPIASLPCTLRTLELHSCEISMAWLHKEQDPTVLPLLERIVLDRVPAFRDEHLQGLTRFRALRSLVLGGTYRVTETGLDMGLQELNYLQRLEVLGCTLSADSTLLAISRHLRDVRKIRLTVRGLSAPGLSVLEGMPTLESLCLLGPLVTPEMPSPQEILASCLTMPKLRVLELQGLGWEGQEAERILSKGLPHCVVIVRALPKESMDWWM